The genomic window AAATTTTTGCTTCCGCTTCGTGGTTCGCACCTTGAAATAGTACTTTGCCCGATTTGTAAGCAGTAACAGAGCAATTCATAGGTTTAGCAGAAAAAATTGCCCCCGGCGGTAACTTTGTCGCTAATTCATCTTGATAAAATTGCTTCATTTTTTCAATAACCTTACTATCTAGTAATAACACCCGCTGAGACAATATGAAAACCCCTTTTTTAGTGTAGAGTGTAAAGTGTAGAGTGTAGAGTGTAGAGTTGCTCTAGTAGTGCTTCGAAGCACCGCTCACAAACACTCTAAACTCTACACTTTAAACTATAAACTTTTTCCAAATCTTTCTCAATTGTCATTCGATATATTTCCAATCTGGTCTGTTCGTGTTATGATAGAACGTAGGTTTTTTGTTATGATAAATACATATGTTAATGGAAAAGGGATTGCATTTTTTAACAAATGAAGTAGGAGACTTGGCCGTCTAGTACCGGGCGTCAACTATTCTAGTTGGAGATGTTTACTCATGCTGGCAGGTAAAAAGCAAAGCTTTTTACTAGGAGAAAATTTGCTTGTTGAAGCGAGCAGGCGCTCTCGCTTTTCTTTTAAGGAGGCTCGTTGTGGGAGAAGAAGTAGGTAAACGGCGAACAACAGTAAAGATTAATGGTCAAAACTATGTTATTGCTGGTAAAGCTGATGTAAGCCATATCCATGAAGTGGCTAATTTTGTTGATCAAAAAATGAAAGAAATGCGAAGAATAAACCCTTATTTAGATAAAACTCAGCTTGCAGTATTAACAGCGGTAAATATTAGCGACGAATTTTTACGGTTAAAAAAACAAATAGGACAAGAAAGTAAAAAGAAAGATGGGGAAAACTAAAACATGCTAAGCTTATTGTTATTAATTCTTTTGATTACTGGCTTCCTAGTGGGATTCCGGAGAGGTTTCATTTTACAATTAATTCATTTAACAGGTTTTATTGTTGCTTTTTTTGTAGCTTACAAATATTCCGGAGATTTGGCAAAACATATTCGACTTTGGATTCCGTATCCTCAGTTTCCGCCTGATAGTACGGCGTTTATGGTAATTGAAGCATTTAATTTTGAGCACGTGTATTATAGCGGAATTGCTTTTGCAATCTTATTTTTTGCAACAAAAATTGCCATGCAAATTATTGGATCAATGTTTGACTTTTTAGCTCACTTACCGATCTTAAACATTATAAATGGGTGGCTCGGTGGAGTTCTTTGTTTTTTAGAAACACTACTTATTTTAGTTGTTATTTTACATATAGCAGCTTTATTACCAATTGAATTGGTTCAAGATCTACTCAAGGACTCTAGTTTAGCAAAATTAATCTTAGATTATACGCCAATTTTATCGAATCAAATAAAAGACTTATGGATTGAAAATAGATTTTAAACATGGAGAGGGACTGACACTTTGTACGAAGTCAGTCCCTTCAATTGTAAATAAGTTGATTTGTCCTATCTAAACTAGTTATCATATGGGTGAGAAGCGAAAGAAGGGATTAGAACATGAATAAAAAACAAGTCATTCAAACGTTAGAAATGATTGCAATATATATGGAAATTAAGGGTGAGAATAGTTTTAAGGTGTCTGCTTACCGAAAAGCAGCACAAGCATTGGAAATGGATGAAAGAACGTTAGATCAAATTGAAGATGTATCAAAGCTAAAAGGTATTGGTAAAGGCACTGCTACAGTTATAGAGGATTTAAGATCTGAGGGTACTTCAAAGCTATTAGCAGAATTAAAAGCTGAGCTTCCAAGTGGGCTAATTCCCCTTTTAAAACTCCCTGGACTGGGTGGAAAGAAGATTGGCAAGCTATATCAAGAGCTCGGGATCACAGATATTACCTCACTAAAACAGGCGTGTCTAGAAGAAAAAGTGCAAGTACTCTCAGGTTTTGGAAAGAAAACGGAAGAAAAGATATTATCGGCTATCGAGGAATTTGGTAAGCAACCAGATCGACTCCCTATTTACTTAGTGTTACCAGTAGCTGAAAAGGTGGAAGAAAATCTTTCGAAAATGAAAGGAATTAGTCGTTTTTCAAGAGCCGGTAGTTTACGAAGATTAAGGGAAACTGTTAAAGACTTAGATTATATTATTGCCACTAGTGAACCACAGATAGTAAAAGAAGAACTTCTAAAATTTCAAAATGTAGGTGAAGTAATTGCAAGTGGTGACACAAAAATTTCATTGCAACTAAACTTTGAGGATTTCCGCATATCTGTTGATTTTCGCTTAGTAAAAGACGAGGAATTTTCCACAGCATTGCATCATTTTACTGGTTCAAAGGATCACAATGTACAAATGAGACAACTTGCAAAAGATCGTGGCGAAAAGATTAGTGAGTATGGAGTGGAGAATGTCGAGACTGGTGAAGTCATTACGTTTGCTACAGAAGAACAATTTTTTAATCATTTTGGGCTTCAATTTATTCCACCTGAAGTACGTGAAGGTGATGGTGAAATTGAAGCCTGGAAACAGCCGCACGAGTTAATCTCGTTAAAGGATATCCATGGCGATCTTCATATGCACTCAACCTGGAGTGATGGGGCCAACTCTATTGAAGAAATGGCTATTAGAGCAAAAGAAAAAGGATATTCTTATATTGCAATTACTGATCACTCGAAATTTTTAAAAGTTGCTAATGGTCTTACCGAAGCTAGATTAAAAGCCCAAAGAGAAGAAATTAAAAAGTTAAATGAAAAGTTTGATGACTTCACGATTTTAACTGGTGTAGAGATGGATATTTTGCCTGATGGAACATTAGATTATGAGGATGAATTCATTGAGGATATTGACTTTGTCATTGCTTCCATTCATTCTTCTTTCTCTCAGGACCGTGAGACGATCATGCAGAGATTAACGACAGCGTTAAAAAATCATCATGTTGATTTAATTGCCCATCCTACAGGAAGGATTATTGGTAGGAGGGAAGGCTATGATGTCGACCTTGACCTACTTTTAGACTTAGCTAAAGAAACAAATACAGCCTTAGAATTAAATGCAAACCCTCATCGTCTAGACTTGTCAGCACATTGGGTTAAAAAAGCGCAAGAAAAAGGCGTTAAAATAATGATTAATACAGATGCACATAATCTTGAGATGCTAGAACATATGGAAATAGGAGTGGCAAGCGCAAGAAAAGGTTGGCTAAAAAAAGAAACAGTCATCAATAGTGGAGACCTTCAGGATATTATAAAATACTTAAATAGAAATAAGTAAGGAGTTGGAGCAGTTGTTACAACAGCGCGTATGTCGTCTCCTCGAGTACGATAAAATGAAAGAGCAGCTACTAGAACATGTAAGCTCATCTCTCGGCCGTCGAAAAGTAGAAGAGTTGAATCCGATGATAGAGATTGAAGAAATCCAGTATGGACAAAATTCAACCTTTGAAGGAGCAAAAGTATTACGTTTAAAAGGACAGGTTCCCTTAGGAGGAATTAGAGATATCATTGCTAGTACCAAACGTGCCCAAATAGGTGGGATGCTTAATGAAATGGAACTTCTAGATATCGCAAATACGATTTATGGCGGTCGTAGGTTGAAGAAATTTATCGAGGATATGGTTGAAGATGAGGTGGAATTACCTATTTTGGCTAACCTAGTAGCTACAATTACACCTTTAACTGACTTAGAACGAGAAATCAAAATGTGTATTGATGACCATGGACATGTTCTCGACTCAGCGAGTCCCGCGCTGAGGACGATCCGTCACCAGATAAAAAGTCATGAAGCATCTATTCGGTCAAAGCTCGAAAGTTTAATTAGATCTTCTAGTAATCAAAAAATGCTATCAGATTCAATCATCACTATTAGAAATGACCGTTATGTCATACCTGTTAAACAAGAATACCGTAATAATTTTGGCGGATTAATCCACGATCAATCAGCATCAGGAGCAACACTTTTTATCGAACCCCAAGCTGTAGTGGCTATAAATAATCAATTACGAGAGGTTCGAGTTAAAGAAAAGCAAGAAATCGAAAAGATATTACATCAGCTTTCTGCGAATGTGTCAGAAGTTAGTGATGAACTAATTCAAAACGTCCGCTCATTAGCAGAAATTGATTTTATATTTGCAAAGGCATTATATGCAAAGTCAATGAAAGCGACTCAGCCGAAACTAAATGATATTGGGTTTATCAATATGAAAAAAGCTCGTCATCCACTAATTGCTCATAACGAGGTTGTTCCTATTGATTTAGAACTTGGAAAAACATACAGCTCTATTGTAATAACAGGTCCAAATACAGGGGGGAAAACTGTAACTTTAAAAACAACGGGGTTGCTAACGTTAATGATGCAGTCTGGATTGCATGTTCCTGTTGATGAAGGCTCGGAAATGGCTGTATTCAAATCTATCTTTGCAGATATTGGTGACGAACAGTCGATCGAACAAAACCTAAGTACTTTCTCCTCTCATATGGTAAATATTATTGATATTTTAGATCGTGTAGATCATGAGAGCTTAGTTTTGTTTGACGAGCTTGGAGCGGGAACAGATCCAACAGAAGGTGCGGCTTTGGCTATAGCTATTTTAGATGATGTCTATCAACGTGGTGCTAGAATCGTTGCTACTACCCATTATAGTGAATTAAAAGCATATGCTTACAATCGCCCCGGAGCAATTAATGCAAGTGTTGAATTTAATGTCGAGACATTAAGTCCAACATATCGATTACTCATCGGTGTACCGGGTCGAAGTAACGCCTTTGCGATCTCGAAACGGTTAGGCTTAAATAATGACATCATTGAAAAGGCAAAAGCGCAAATTTCTACAGAAACGAATAAAGTGGAAAATATGATATCCTCTCTTGAGACCAGTCAAAAATTGGCTGAAAAGGAAATAGAAGAAGCCGTAAGAATTCGTGAAGAAGCAGAAGCTTTACGTAAAGAATTAGCAGATAAGTTTGCTCAGTTTGAGTTTGAACGAGAAAAACTGATTGAGGAAGCTGAAAGGAAAGCTTTAGAAGCTGTGGAAACGGCAAAGGAAGAAGCCGATTCATTTATTGAAGAATTAAGAGAGCTTCAGAAAGAAGCAACAATCGTTAAAGAGCATCAATTGATCGATGCAAAGAAGCGTTTAGAAGAAGCAGCTCCAAAATTAAAAGAAAAGAAGAAAAAAGCAGTAGTTAAAAATATCATTAAAGAAACTGTGCCCGGTGATGAGGTCAAAGTCATTAGTTTCAACCAAAAGGGGCATATTGTTGAAAAATTATCGGATAAAGAATTTCAGGTTCAAATGGGGATTATGAAAATGAAGGTTACAATCGATGATATTCAATTGATAGATCGTCCAAACCTATCGAGCAAAAGCCAATGGGCAACTGTTCGAGGATCCTCCCACCATGTAAACCTGAATTAAGATTCTACGTGGTGAGCGCTTTGAAGATGCTATGCTTAAGGTTGAAAAGTATTTAGATGATGCTTTACTTGCCGGTTACAGTCAAGTTTCTATCATTCATGGAAAAGGAACGGGTGCCTTAAGAAAAGGTGTACTACAGCTTTTAAAACACATCCTCACGTAAAAGGATCAAAAATGGCTGGAATGAATGAGGGTGGACTTGGCAATACCATTGTAGAATTTAAATAAGACTTTAGTAAAGGCTCTTTTCGCAAACATTGTGGCTTTATGGACAATAAATCAATAAATCATCCATATTTCTGCGTTAACAACCTACGAATGTTGGAAAAGATGCCCCGAGACATAGAGATATCTTGTCGTCAGCTATTTTAAGAGCAATAATTTTTGAGAAACAACCTTATTAAAATTGAAGAATACGCTAAGGTAAGCTAGCAATAGTACCGAAGAAGATAGAAGAGGGTTATTGCTGTTTTCCGTTACGTTTCTAGGGGAGCTGAGAAACATGGATCGCTTGTTTGAGATTGACTTTGTATATACAGCAGCGTCATATAGTGTGGTAGTTTTAGCAAACAGTTGTTTTTTTAGCGATATTTGAAACTGTAACAAAATATCGAAATTGGGAAGAAATAAAAAAGGGGAATGTATCGGTTGCTTTAGCAACCGGGGGGGAAAATATTCGGAGTAGCTAACATCTTCCGATTTTCTATTCAACATAATGACTCAATTTATTAACGATGTTAATGTGGGGGATCCTATGGATTTGCATTGCTGTTGTTCGGTTATTTTATTTTTTGAATTCTTAACACCGAACTTTAAAGTAGACGAAGAAATTTCCAAAGATAATCGAGCGGTTGCTTATTGTCGTTTATCATATCGATTGGACTTTCCTTTGTCATTGGTGGCAGGGATTATTAAGTAGTTTTGAGTGATGAGTTTGTATTAACATAGCTTTGAAGCATTACTTTAATAACTCAAAACTCAAAACTCTAGTAAGGAAATGGAGAGAAAGCCGTTGGAAACACTTTGGAAGGTTTGTTCGTTTTTTGTGGGATATTTATGATTGCTGGAATAGTTTATTTACTTTTTATTGCCTAGCTGTATTAAGTCTGAGGTTTAGACTCGTTCAAGTCTACCTCTTTTTTTGTCCAGTAAAAAATTCAAAATATTATAAAAATATGTTTATTTTGAAATCGTTTACATTACAATAGGAATGAGGAGAATGCCGTCCTGTATTGTAGAGAGTACAGGGGCGTTTATGAACGTGTTTGTTTCTTTGGAAAGGAGATGAAAATAAAGGGGGAGATTAAAAGTGGAGACGATTGTTTCTCGTCCATGGTTCGCTCATTATCCAGAAGAAATTCCAACAACTTTGAACTATGAGGTTAGAACGCTGCAAAGTTATTTAAGGGAAGCGGCAGAAAAGTATCCTGAAAAAAGTGCAATCCACTTTATTGGTAAAGAGCTTACGTATCAAGAGCTTTATGAGTCTTCCTTGAAACTTGCCGACCAGCTTCAAAAGTTAGGCGTGAGAAAGGGAGATAGGGTAGCGATAATGCTAGCTAATACACCACAAGCGGTGATTAGTTACTATTGGTGCTTTGTTTGCCGGAGCTATTGTTGTGCAAACGAATCCACTTTACGTCAGAGAGGGAGAGTTGAAACATCAGTTAAATGACTCTGGGGCAGAGATTATGATTTGTCTAGATATTGTTATCCGACGAGTTGCCAATGTTATTAATAAAACAAAACTCAGGACTGTAATTGTCACACGGCATTAAGGACTATTTACCGTTATCCTAAAAATTTAATTTACCCATTTATTCAAAAGAAAAAAACGGGTATTAAGGTTGATATTCGTTAGCAATGATCGGATTTTAAATTTATGAAAGTTTTAGAAAAAGGTGTAGCTAAAGAGCCTGAGATTAACATTGATCCTAAGAGGATTTGGCTTTACTTCAATATACGGGTGGAACCACAGGTCCTGCTAAGGGAGTAATGTTAACACACATAATCTAGTAGCAAATACGAGTCAGTGTGTTTATTTGGATGTATAGTCAAAAAAAGGGGAAGAACGAATTTTAGCAGCATTACCGTTTTTCCACGTCTATGGCATGACGGTTGTTATGAACCTATCTATTATGTATTATTCAAAAATGATCATTTTACCAAAGTTTGATCCACTTGACGTATTAAAAACAATTGAGAAACAAAAGGTAACTATTTTTCCAGGGGCACCTACGATGTATATCGCTCTCTTAAATCATCCACAAATAAAAGAGTTCGATTTGTCTTCGATTGAAGCTTGTTGAGTGGTTCTGCTGCTTTACCATTGGAAGTTCAGACTAAATTCGAAGAGTTATCAGGCGGAAAGTTAGTTGAGGGGTATGGGCTAACGGAAACCTCACCAGTTGTAATAGCAAACTTCTTATGGGGGAAGCGAAAGAATGGGAGTATTGGTGTTCCATGGCCGGATACAGAAGCTGCTATTTTTTCAGTTGAAACTGGAGAAGTTGCTGCGCCAAATGAAATTGGTGAAGTAATGGTCAAAGGTCCTCAGATAATGAAAGGCTATTGGCGTCGTCCTGAGGATACACAGGCCACCTTTAAGGATGATTGGTTTTTGACAGGTGACATGGGGTATATGGATGAAGAAGGGTATTTTTATATTGTCGATCGAAAGAAAGACATGATTATTGCAGGTGGATTTAATATCTATCCAAGGGAGATTGAAGAAGTTCTATACGAACACGAAAAGGTACAGGAAGCTTGTATTGTGGGTGTTCCAGATGCCTATCGAGGTGAAACTGTTAAAGCTTTTATTGTACCTAAAGAAGGACAAAAACTTACGGAAGACGAGTTAGATCAATTCTGTCGTAAGCATTTAGCTGCTTTTAAGGTTCCAAAATTATACGAGTTTCGTGAGGAGTTACCAAAAACAATGATAGGTAAAATTCTCCGTCGTGTGCTAGTAGAGGAAGAAAAGAAAAAGTTAGAAAATCAAAGTTTAGAAAAATAAATTGAAGCCCTTCCTTTTGTGAAGGGCTTTTTCCAGTTCCAGATAACTTGTGATTATTTTCACTAAAACAATATGTCAACGGATAAATAAGTACACTTTTCACTATAATAAAAAAATTAAAAATTTTGTAACAAATTACTTTATTATTGTAATCGTTTTCATTACAATAGAGGATGAGGAGAATGTTTTTTTACAATATTATCAAGATGATAGTATTCTGAAAAACTAACATCTTAACTTTAGAGAGGGTTAATCGTTAGTTTTTCAACTAGAAAGAGGGGTAAACAAGGAGGACAAAGAAAAATGGAATTGTCGTCTCAAAAACCATGGTTTCAAAATTATCCTACGGAAATACCTTTCTCAATTAACTACGAAGAAAGAACGCTTCAAAGCTATTTAAAGGAAGCAAGGGAGAAGCATCCTAACAAAATAGCACTTCACTTTCTTGGTAAAGAGCTTACATATCTTGAGCTCTACAATTCTGCTTTGAGGTTTGCAAATCAGCTAAAGACATTAGGAATTCAAAAAGGGGATAGAGTTGCAATTATGCTTGCAAATAGTCCTCAATCTGTCATTAGCTACTATGGTGCATTAATGGCGGGGGCTATTATTGTACAAACAAATCCTCTTTACGTAGAAAGAGAGCTAGAACATCAAATGGTTGATTCAGGTGCTAAAATTATGATCTGTCTAGACCTCGTTTATCAAAGAGTGAAGAAAGTACGACCAAAAACAAACCTTGAACACGTCATTGTCACTGGCATAAAGGACTACTTACCTTTTCCGAAAAATCTCATTTATCCATTTATTCAAAAGAAGAACACAGGTATTACGATTAATGTAGATTATGGTGATACTGTGCATTCTTTTATAAAGCTTTTAAGAAAGGGAGAAGCAAAGGAAATTGAGATTAACTTTGATGTGAAAGAGGACCTTGCTTTACTTCAATACACAGGGGGAACCACTGGTGTTGCAAAAGGTGTAATGTTAAGTCATTACAATCTAGTTGCAAACACAACCCAAGCAATTAAGTGGATGTATAAAATGACCCCAGGGAATGAAGTAATCTTGTGTGCATTACCGTTTTTCCATGTCTATGGAATGACGGTAGGAATGAACTATTCTATTATGCATAAGTCTAAAATGGTCATTGTTCCAAAATTTGATACAAAACAAATTTTAAAAGCCATTCAATCCCAAAAAGTTACCATGTTTCCAGGAGCTCCAACAATGTATATAGGCTTAATTAATGATCCGGATATTGAAAACTATGATTTATCTTCAATTGAGGTATGTATTAGCGGCTCAGCTCCATTGCCAGTTGAAGTTCAGCAGAAATTTGAACAATTGACAGGAGGGAAGTTATCTGAAGGTTTCGGTTTGACAGAAGCAGCACCAGTTACCCACTTTAATCAAATGTGGGGAAAACGCCCTAGTGGTAGCATTGGGTTTCCTTGGCCTGACACAGATGCGGTAATATTATATGCCGAAACTGGTGAAGCAGCTTCGCCAGGTCAAATCGGTGAATTATTGATCAAAGGTCCTCAGGTAATGAAGGGTTACTGGAACAGACCTGAAGATACGTATGCAACTCTTCAGGATGGATGGCTATATACCGGAGATATGGGCTATATGGATGAAGATGGTTATTTTTATATTGTTGACCGTAAAAAAGATATGATAATTGCAGGTGGTTTCAATATTTACCCACGGGAAATTGAGGAAGTTTTATACGAGCATGAAAGTATTCAGGAAGCTGTCATTGTAGGTGTTCCCGATCCTTATCGTGGAGAAACAGTAAAAGCATATGTTGTCTTAAAAGATAATCATGAACTGACAGAAAAAGAATTAAATTCTTACTGTCGTAAGCATTTATCCGCATATAAAGTACCTCGGGTATATGAATTTAGAAAAGAACTACCAAAGACAA from Anaerobacillus sp. CMMVII includes these protein-coding regions:
- a CDS encoding AMP-binding protein is translated as MELSSQKPWFQNYPTEIPFSINYEERTLQSYLKEAREKHPNKIALHFLGKELTYLELYNSALRFANQLKTLGIQKGDRVAIMLANSPQSVISYYGALMAGAIIVQTNPLYVERELEHQMVDSGAKIMICLDLVYQRVKKVRPKTNLEHVIVTGIKDYLPFPKNLIYPFIQKKNTGITINVDYGDTVHSFIKLLRKGEAKEIEINFDVKEDLALLQYTGGTTGVAKGVMLSHYNLVANTTQAIKWMYKMTPGNEVILCALPFFHVYGMTVGMNYSIMHKSKMVIVPKFDTKQILKAIQSQKVTMFPGAPTMYIGLINDPDIENYDLSSIEVCISGSAPLPVEVQQKFEQLTGGKLSEGFGLTEAAPVTHFNQMWGKRPSGSIGFPWPDTDAVILYAETGEAASPGQIGELLIKGPQVMKGYWNRPEDTYATLQDGWLYTGDMGYMDEDGYFYIVDRKKDMIIAGGFNIYPREIEEVLYEHESIQEAVIVGVPDPYRGETVKAYVVLKDNHELTEKELNSYCRKHLSAYKVPRVYEFRKELPKTMVGKVLRRALLEEEQKKLEHATKEEVKSS
- the polX gene encoding DNA polymerase/3'-5' exonuclease PolX; translation: MNKKQVIQTLEMIAIYMEIKGENSFKVSAYRKAAQALEMDERTLDQIEDVSKLKGIGKGTATVIEDLRSEGTSKLLAELKAELPSGLIPLLKLPGLGGKKIGKLYQELGITDITSLKQACLEEKVQVLSGFGKKTEEKILSAIEEFGKQPDRLPIYLVLPVAEKVEENLSKMKGISRFSRAGSLRRLRETVKDLDYIIATSEPQIVKEELLKFQNVGEVIASGDTKISLQLNFEDFRISVDFRLVKDEEFSTALHHFTGSKDHNVQMRQLAKDRGEKISEYGVENVETGEVITFATEEQFFNHFGLQFIPPEVREGDGEIEAWKQPHELISLKDIHGDLHMHSTWSDGANSIEEMAIRAKEKGYSYIAITDHSKFLKVANGLTEARLKAQREEIKKLNEKFDDFTILTGVEMDILPDGTLDYEDEFIEDIDFVIASIHSSFSQDRETIMQRLTTALKNHHVDLIAHPTGRIIGRREGYDVDLDLLLDLAKETNTALELNANPHRLDLSAHWVKKAQEKGVKIMINTDAHNLEMLEHMEIGVASARKGWLKKETVINSGDLQDIIKYLNRNK
- the zapA gene encoding cell division protein ZapA — its product is MGEEVGKRRTTVKINGQNYVIAGKADVSHIHEVANFVDQKMKEMRRINPYLDKTQLAVLTAVNISDEFLRLKKQIGQESKKKDGEN
- a CDS encoding CvpA family protein, with the translated sequence MLSLLLLILLITGFLVGFRRGFILQLIHLTGFIVAFFVAYKYSGDLAKHIRLWIPYPQFPPDSTAFMVIEAFNFEHVYYSGIAFAILFFATKIAMQIIGSMFDFLAHLPILNIINGWLGGVLCFLETLLILVVILHIAALLPIELVQDLLKDSSLAKLILDYTPILSNQIKDLWIENRF